In Vicia villosa cultivar HV-30 ecotype Madison, WI unplaced genomic scaffold, Vvil1.0 ctg.001537F_1_1, whole genome shotgun sequence, one DNA window encodes the following:
- the LOC131635728 gene encoding uncharacterized protein LOC131635728, with protein sequence MTELKLSETRDLTRIERVGAHSHIRGLGLDSSLQPRDVSEGMVGQVNARKSAGIILQMIKDGMIAGRAVLLAGQPGTGKTAIAMGMAKSLGLETPFAMIAGSELFSLEMSKTEALTQAFRKAIGVRIKEETEVIEGEVVEVQIDRPAVSGAAAKTGKLTLKSTEMETVYDLGAKMIEAIGKEKVTSGDVIAIDKASGKITKLGRSFSRSRDFDAMGPQVKFVQCPDGELQKRKEVVHCVTLHEIDVINSRTQGFLALFTGDTGEIRAEVREQIDTKVAEWKEEGKAEIVPGVLFIDEIHMLDIECFSFLNRALENEMSPILIVATNRGFTTIRGTNNKSAHGIPGDLLERLLIIKTDPYTEDEIHKILDIRCQEEDVDMSEGAKRLLTKIGVETSLRYAINLITAAALACQKRKGKTVEMEDINRVYNLFLDVKRSTQYLMEYQSQYMFSETGEVDEDDANAMVL encoded by the exons ATGACGGAGCTGAAGCTATCCGAAACCCGCGACCTGACGCGCATAGAGCGCGTGGGAGCTCACTCTCACATCCGCGGCCTCGGTCTCGACTCCTCGTTACAGCCACGCGATGTCTCCGAAGGTATGGTCGGCCAGGTAAACGCCCGGAAAAGCGCCGGCATCATTCTTCAAATGATAAAGGACGGAATGATCGCCGGACGCGCCGTTCTTCTCGCCGGCCAACCCGGTACCGGCAAAACCGCCATCGCCATGGGGATGGCGAAGTCTCTCGGTCTCGAAACGCCGTTTGCTATGATCGCCGGAAGCGAGCTTTTCTCGCTTGAGATGTCGAAGACTGAAGCGTTAACACAAGCCTTCCGTAAAGCTATTGGTGTGCGTATCAAGGAAGAAACGGAGGTGATTGAAGGTGAGGTTGTTGAGGTTCAGATTGACCGTCCGGCGGTTTCCGGTGCGGCTGCGAAGACGGGGAAGTTGACGCTGAAGTCGACGGAGATGGAGACGGTTTATGATCTTGGCGCGAAGATGATTGAGGCTATTGGGAAGGAGAAGGTGACGAGTGGTGATGTCATTGCCATTGATAAGGCGTCAGGGAAGATTACGAAGCTTGGTAGATCGTTCTCGAGGTCGAGGGATTTCGATGCTATGGGACCGCAGGTGAAGTTTGTGCAGTGTCCTGATGGAGAGTTGCAGAAGAGGAAGGAGGTTGTTCATTGTGTTACTCTTCATGAGATTGATGTTATTAATAGCAG AACGCAGGGATTTCTGGCTCTTTTCACCGGTGATACAGGTGAAATTCGTGCAGAAGTCAGGGAACAAATCGACACCAAAGTGGCAGAATGGAAAGAAGAAGGAAAGGCAGAGATTGTGCCTGGTGTTCTTTTCATTGATGAGATACACATGCTTGATATAGAGTGTTTTTCATTCCTAAATCGGGCTCTGGAGAACGAGATGTCTCCCATATTAATTGTTGCTACCAACAGAGGCTTCACAACTATTCGTGGCACGAATAACAAATCTGCACATGGGATTCCCGGTGATCTACTTGAACGCCTTCTCATCATCAAAACTGATCCTTATACCGAGGATGAAATTCACAAGATTCTGGATATCAGATGCCAAGAGGAAGACGTAGACATGAGTGAAGGTGCAAAGCGTTTGTTAACCAAAATAGGTGTAGAAACATCACTGCGATATGCCATTAATCTAATCACAGCAGCTGCTTTGGCGTGCCAAAAGCGAAAGGGAAAGACAGTGGAAATGGAAGACATAAATCGGGTTTACAATTTGTTTTTGGATGTCAAAAGATCGACACAGTACTTGATGGAATATCAAAGTCAATACATGTTCAGTGAAACAGGTGAAGTTGATGAAGATGACGCCAATGCTATGGTCCTCTGA